The genomic interval GGTGCAGTCGAAACTCTCGGTGCAAAAGCGACAGTTGATCGAGCCGCAGGTCTGGTTGAATTAGTGTATGACGACAGTGAAATCTCATTGGATGCCATTGTCGAAACGATTGAGAAACAGGGCTACGATGTCGTGAAATAAAAAAGTCACATAGATAAGATGGTAATACAACAGAAGAATAGGTGATGATCATGAGCAGTTCTAATCAAGCAGTATCAAACCAACAAGCCACACTACAAATCACTGGCATGACTTGCGCAGCATGTGCGAGCCGTATAGAGAAAGGTCTGAATAAGCTGGAAGGCGTTGCACAAGCAAACGTGAACTTCGCCATGGAGCAAGCATCCGTCAACTTTGACCCTTCTCAAGTGAACATGTCCCAATTGGAACAGAAAATTCAAGCCTTGGGATACGGTACGGTAAAGGAGTCCATTGACTTCGATATTGTAGGCATGACCTGCGCAGCGTGCGCCACGCGCATCGAGAAGGGCCTTAACAAAATGAGCGGCGTAAAAGCGACGGTAAACTTAGCTTTGGAGACGGCGCATGTGGAATTTATTCCATCCATGACAAGTGCTGCGGATATGATCAAGAAAGTCGAACAGATCGGCTATAAAGCTAAACCAAAGAACGAGCAGACGAGTGAAAGCGATCATAAGAAAAAAGAAGTCCGCAGCCTGCAGATCCGGTTGATTGTATCAGCTATTCTCTCTTTGCCGCTTCTCTGGGCTATGGTTGGGCATTTCTCCTTTACGTCATGGATATGGGTGCCTGAGATTTTCATGAATCCATGGTTCCAATTGATATTGGCTACCCCAGTACAGTTCATTATTGGCAGCCGATTCTATGTCGGAGCCTACAAGGCGCTGCGCAATGGCAGTGCGAATATGGATGTATTGGTAGCGCTCGGCACATCTGCCGCCTACTTCTATAGTGTTTACTTAACCATCGAATCAATAAATGCATCCGCACATCATCAGGTTGAGATGTATTATGAGACGAGTGCCGTGCTGATTACGTTAATATTGCTGGGTAAATTATTCGAAACGCTGGCGAAAGGCCGATCTTCCGAAGCGATTAAAGCATTGATGGGCTTACAAGCCAAGTCGGCTATCGTCATACGGGATGGTCAGGAAGTTAGTATTCCAATAGAAGACGTAGTAACTGGAGATGTATTCCTAGTTAAACCCGGCGAGAAAGTGCCAGTCGATGGTGTAGTGCTTGAAGGGTTATCGGCAGTTGATGAATCGATGTTAACCGGTGAAAGTATCCCGGTAGATAAGCAGACAGGAGATCAAGTCATTGGAGCAACGCTGAACAAAAACGGCGTGCTTAAAGTTAGAGCGACTAAAGTCGGCAAAGAAACGGCGCTTTCCCAAATCATCAAAGTCGTAGAGGAAGCGCAAGGCTCGAAAGCGCCGATTCAAAGGGTAGCCGACGTGATCTCGGGAATCTTCGTCCCGATCGTTGTAGGGATCGCAATCGTCACTTTCTTGATCTGGTACTTCGCTGTTGATGCAGGCAATTTCGCAGAGGCGTTGGAGAAGGCAATTGCCGTTCTGGTTATAGCATGCCCGTGTGCGCTAGGTCTTGCTACGCCAACATCGATTATGGCCGGTTCGGGTCGATCCGCTGAACTCGGTATTTTGTTCAAAGGCGGCGAGCATTTAGAATCCACGCATCGCATTAACACTATTATATTGGATAAAACGGGAACGGTAACGAAAGGCAAGCCGGAATTGACGGATGTACGGATTGAGCAAGGCTATAATCGGGAGCAGCTCTTGTCCTGGATTGCTGCAGCGGAGAAAAATTCGGAGCATCCGCTAGCGGAAGCGATTGTGGCTGGCATTCAAGAGCAAGGTATTTCTCTCCCATCGACAGATTCCTTTCAAGCGATACCTGGGTTTGGCATTGAAGCTACAGTTCAAGGGAACGAATTGCTAATAGGAACCCGAAAGTTATTGGCGAAAGCTAACGTGAACGCGGAGTCCGCTTTTGAGGAAATGAGCCGACTGGAGTCGGTTGGAAAAACAGCGATGCTGGTTGCGGTTAACGGGAAGTACGCTGGTATGGTAGCCGTAGCGGACACGATTAAAGATACGTCAAAGCAGGCAGTTGCCAGATTAAAGCAGCTCGGTTTGGAAGTCGTGATGATGACAGGCGACAATGAACGTACGGCGAAAGCCATAGCGAGTCAAGTTGGAATTGACCATGTGCTGGCGGAAGTGCTGCCGGATGGTAAAGCCAACGAGGTCAAGAGATTGCAAGAAAGCGGTAAGAAGGTCGCGATGGTTGGAGATGGAATTAACGATGCGCCGGCATTGGCAATTGCGGATATCGGGATGGCGATCGGAACGGGAACCGACGTGGCCATGGAGGCCGCGGATGTTACTTTAATGCGCGGGGACTTGAACAGTATTCCGGACGCGATCTCGATGAGTAAGAAAACGATGGTAAACATTAAGCAAAACTTGTTCTGGGCGCTTGCTTATAATGTCATCGGGATCCCGATTGCAGCGCTTGGATTCCTTGCACCCTGGCTCGCCGGAGCAGCTATGGCTTTAAGCTCCGTCTCTGTCGTGCTGAATGCGCTTCGTCTACAAAGGGCAAAAGTATAAAGTTATTCAGATCATGGAGGCTAAAATGAAACGAATTTATTTGATCGGATTGCTAGCTGTACTCGTTCTTGTTGCTGCTTGCGGAAAACAGAATAAACAAGAAACAGATAATCATGGTGCTCATGGCGGCAATTCTCAAGCGGCATCAAGCGCCGGAGAGCACGGAGCTCACGGAGAAGAACATGCTGGCGAGACGAAGAAGCTTGAGACCAATGCTGTTTGGAAATGGTCTGAAGAAACGCCGAAATCTGGAGAGAACACCGTAATAACCGTACAAATTCAAGATACGGACGGAAAGGCCATCGAGGCATTTGATATAAATCACGAGAAGAAGCTTCATCTCATCGCAGTCAGCAAAGATTTATCTTTTTTTGACCACATCCATCCGGAGTACAAAGGGAATGGGCAATTCGAAATCACGGCATCGTTCCCTTCTGGTGGAGATTATAAGTTATTCGCCGACTATATTCCTACCGGCGGCTCCGCCACAACGAAGTCCGAATGGATTAAGGTAGAAGGGCTAGCCGCTGAACAAGTACCGATTAAACCATCGGATGAACATTCCGTGATCCTGGACGGGGTAGAAATCACACTCGAAAACAATCATTCGGAAGCCGGCAAAGAAATAGAGTTAAACTTCAAACTTACGGATGCGAAGTCCAAAGAACCGATAACGGATCTAGAGCCTTACCTAGGCGCAGTTGGGCACGTTGTAATTCTAAGCGAAGATACAGAGCAGTATTTGCATGTACACCCGATGGAGGAAAAAGCGAAAGGCCCGGATGCGAAATTCATGACGACTTTCCCGAGTGCCGGTGTATATAAGATTTGGGGGCAATTTCAACGAAACGGTAAAACGTTTATCAGTCCTTTTGTAGTTGAAGTGAAATAAACTAATCTTAAGTCCGCGTAAAAACGCGGGCTTTTTTTAGTTATTGGACAATGTTCCTGTCATCTGACACAAATAGGCTATGGTATAGTAAGGGAATGGATTGAAAATATATAACTTTACATAGATAGGATGGGTGGGACGGCTTGAAACAACGCATATTGCTCGTAGAGGACGACCGATCGATTAGCGAAATGGTAGAGGCTTATTTGACGTTGGAAGGCTTCCATATCGTACATGCGGCAGATGGTGAAGAAGCATTACGGTTATTTTCGCAGGAAACGTATGATTTAATATTGCTGGATGTCATGCTGCCTAAGCTGAATGGCATTGATTTTCTGAAGAAGATTAGGGAGCATAGTCTGCTTCCAGTCCTCATTTTATCTGCTAAGGATGGCGATGTGGACAAAGCTTTAGGATTAGGATTCGGAGCGGATGACTATCTGGCCAAACCGTTCTCTATGATCGAACTGCTCGCAAGAGTAAAGGCTGCGATACGCAGAGCAACGCAATACTCAGGTGTTCGGAATCAGGCAGCGCCTAGTGTACTTCGTGTTCATGAGCTTACGATCGATACGGACAATATTGATGTAAGCAAACGGGGCAAGTCGATTAAGCTTACTTCAAAGGAATGGCAGATCATAAAGCTTCTAACGTTGAACCCAACCAAAGTGTTTACGAAGGAGCAAATTTACAGATCGGTATGGAACGATGATTACTTTGGAGATGAGAATGTTATAAACGTTCATATCAGCCGTTTAAGAGAGAAGATCGAAGACGATCCATCATCGCCGCAATATATAAAGACGTTATGGGGCATCGGATATAAGCTGGGAGAATTTTAATATGGTTTATAGTTTAGTAGGTATCATTGTCATACTCGCCATTTTAAATGTCATTCAGTATCAGATGAAGCGCGCTAGAAGCTCTGGCTTACGGTATATTACAAACCAGATCAGCAGACAGCTAGAGCAGCACTCTTCGGAAATGCTGCTCCTCATGACAGATGATCGCGAATTGAAGCTGCTGCTGGTAGAGTTAAACCGCCTCTTGACAGATAATCAAAATAAGCTGGCGCAGTTTACCAAAACGAATCATTCCATGAGGAAAATGCTTGCTAACTTCTCGCATGATCTAAAAACACCGCTAACCGTCGTGCTCGGCTATGCCGAGATGATACAAGGCAGCCGCGAAATGGCATTTGAAGAAAGAGAACGTCTTCTGCGGCTTATTCATGAAAAAACGCTGGAGATCATTAAGCTGATGAACGGTTTTTTCGATTTAGCTAGATTAGAAGCGGGTGACAACGACATTACGCTATCGCGAATACATATGAACGAGCTATGCAAAAAAAGCATTTTGACCTTTTACGATTTGGTGCAGGCAAGCGGCTATGAAGCAGATATTCAAATTCCAGAAGAAGCGATCTATGCTTTAGGGAACGAGGAAGCGCTGGAGCGGGTGCTCAGCAATTTATTGTCCAATGCCATTCGTTACGGCAGCGATGGGAAGAGTATTGGGATTGCTATGAGCGTTGATGATTCGCATGTTAGGATTGACGTTTCGGATTGCGGCAAAGGGATTAGCGCTCGAAATCAGGAGCTTGTTTTTGAAAGGATGTTTACGCTGGAGGAGTCTAGAAACAAGGCTTTCCAGGGAAGTGGATTGGGCTTAACGATTACGAAAAGACTCGTGGAGGAAATGAATGGCGAGATTACATTGCATAGCATCCCATTTGAGAAAACGACGTTCACGGTTAAGCTGAGGCGCATGACCTATTAGCAACTTAAGATTTTTGTTAGAAATAAGCAACAAATAAGATAAAGGTATTCGATAAACTGAGAACTAGTTACAACATGGAAAGAAGGAGAGAACGAGTGGATTATATTTTGAGAACGAGCGGCCTGACGAAAGCATTTGAGGGCAAAGAAGTCGTAAGCAATGTAAGCATGAGCGTGCGGAAGGGTGAAATATACGGTTTCCTTGGTCCAAATGGCGCAGGGAAAACGACCGTTATGAAAATGCTCACGAATTTGATTAAGCCCACTGCGGGACAAATCGAATTGTTTAATGAGCCGCTTAGGCCTAACACGTATGATGTATTTAAAAGAATGGGAAGCATCATTGAAATGCCGGTTTTTTATGACAAGCTGACTGCCAAACAAAACCTGCAGCTGCATAACGAGTACATGGGCTGCCATGATGACAAGGTTATCGGAGAGGTGCTCGGCATGGTTGCCCTGCGTAACGTGGATGATAAAGCGGTCAAAAACTTCTCGCTTGGGATGAAACAAAGACTGGCGATCGCTAGAGCGATTATGAACAGACCTGAATTGCTCATATTGGATGAGCCGATTAATGGGCTTGATCCTGCCGGCATTAAAGAAATTCGTAATCTGCTTCAAATGCTAAGTACAGATTATGGAGTTACTATTCTCATATCGAGCCATTTGCTCAGTGAAATAGAGCAAATGGCCAATACGATTGGCGTGATCAGCGGCGGCAGGCTCATTAAACAGGTGTCGATGGCAGATGTACGGGGCCAGAACTCAGAATATATCGAGCTCATAACGCCGGATCGGACTAAGGCATGCGCTGTGCTAGCCAACGAGCTCCAGCTCACTAATTTTAAAATTATAGATGACAATATGATTCGTATCTTTGAATCGGGAGCGATGCAGACGACGATTTCAAAGTCGCTTGCACTAAATGATGTAAATATCGAGTCGCTGAACAAGAAGTACACTTCTTTGGAGCAGTATTTCCTCGATTTGATTCAAGGAGACGAGGTGAAGCATCCGTGATTAAACTTATGAAGCTGGAAATAGCGAAAATGGGATTAGGCTGGTATGTGAAGGCAGCGATTATAGCGAATGTCGCGATTGTTACGCTAATGTTTATGATCGGTTACTTTGAGGGTGTAGAAGTTAAAAACGAGATCGCAAATATTGGAGAGCTGTATATTATAGCTGGCGCTATGGTTAGATCAACGTTTATCGTCATGGCTGCCGTTCTAATTAGCAAGTTAATCATTGATGAGTATAAGAAAAAAACAATTCTAGTTATGTTTATGTACCCGGTTAGTCGCAAGAAGCTGTTTGCTTCCAAGCTGGCGATTGTAGCTATCCTTACTTTTGTTGCAATAATCATCTCGCATATTTTCACATTGTCTATGCTTATTGGCATAAATCATTTTTTTCATATTATAGAGGAAGCGCCTGTACCGCTGGATTATGCTGCGCAGCTAGCAAGCATCGTAAGCTTTGCCTTTGCAGCAGCAGGAGCAAGTTTAGTGCCGCTTTATTTCGGCATGCGCAAGCATTCGGTGCCTGCAACTATTCTCTCTTCACTCCTAATCGTCATACTGACAAGTTCGAGTAATCCTGTTTTCTCACTGGCAACCATCATTTACATTCCGCTTGCTTTAGCAGTATTTGGCGTAGCGATCGCCTGGTCAACGGTTCGGCATATCGAGAATAGGGATGTTTTGTAACACCAAAATCTATTAATTATCATAGAATATTTGAGGGTGAATAAACTAGAATCGAGATTGGTGGTGGATGACGACAATACGATTTTGGCAAAACAGAAATCAACAATGGCTACGGGTAAGCAAAAGGGGACCACATTGATGTGATCCCCTTTTGCTTGTAAAGCTTAATACTTACGCGTCTTCCCATTTCTGTTTGAAGAACAGCTGATATACCTTGGTAACAACGATTTTCAGCATCATATATACCGGTATAATAATGATTACGCCTATGATTCCAAAAGCGTCACTGCCCACCAGCACCAATAGAATAGTTGTAATAGGGTGAATATCGAGCTGTTTTCCGAAAATATAAGGTGAAATAATATTATCCTGTATTTGTTGTGAGAGTAGAATGACCACTAATGACCAAATCGCAACAGTTGGCGATTCAATTAAACCAATAATGACGATCGGTACAGCAGACAGTATGGCACCTATAAAAGGAATAAAGTTCATAATAACAGCAACGACAGTCAATAAAAGAGCATAAGGCAAACCGATGATAAGGAAGCCGATATACATCAGAACACCGAGCGCCAGATTTACAACAACTCTCCCAACAATGAATCCGCTTAGAGCCGTATCAATCTCCTGCATCGTTTTTTCACCTTCAGCATGGTATCTCTTAGGCATGAAGCTGACGATTTTCTGGCCGAATTTATCCCCTTCCTTCAACATGTAAAAAAGAAGAATAGGGAAGGTGAACAAAATGAGTGCGAAATTAGAGATAAAAGAAAACATCCCCGTTAAATAGTTAGTCAACAATGAAAATCCTTTATTCAGGTATTCGGTTATTTTTGAAAAAGGACTTACATCTTCAGGTAAAATGTCTGCTAAAAACCCGTTCTGTTCCAGATCTTGCAGCTGTTTGCCTAACGTATTGAAAAGATTAGGCGCATTATTTACTAAATTGAAAAACTGAGTGCGAAGCGAAGGAAATACGCCAACGATAAATAAACTAAACAGCACAGCAGCTGCTAAATAAATAATGAGAATGACCCAAGGTCTCTTTAATTTAGGTCGCTCCATCCAGTTTACAAGCGGGCGTAGTAGATAATAGAAAAAAGAAGCGAGCATCAACGGAATCATAACAATACTGAACAAAGAAACGAAGGGCTTGAAAATAAAATCGACAAGTGATGCTAAATAAATAATGGCAAGAACTAAAATAACAGCGAAACAAATTTTAATAAATCGGTTTAAAGAAATCAGGGCGCTCACTCCATCTGCTATGAATTGTTTTTAGTATCGAATATTATTATCGCCATTAATAAATTCGTTTAGACTAAGGGAAATCTTTTCTGTTTTTGTTTCATTTTAAAAGATTATGTACATATTATTGCATAAAAACAGAGAGGAATCTAACTCGTAAACTAATATTGAAAAATAGTTTATAAGAGTTTCGTTTGTTGAAAATTTCTTAAATATTTTTAAAGTAATGATTGAAGTTATGAGTAAAACGGAGATTATATTTACAAAAAGAAAATACATATTTTATTAAATGTAATTATATAACAGTACAAACCTAACAAATAACTATCATGAAAATGTAATACATCACATTAAAGCTTGACAGCGTTTACTATAGACATTAGTATATGATCCATTAGAGTAATGAAATCCAAAAACAAGAATATATATATTGAATATGCTATAAATTATAGTTGCAGTTAAATTGTTTTATGCTTATATTAGATATGATAAATCTATGGTTTGAAAATTCGGAAAATTATGAATATTGCAAGTTTAGAATCACTACGTTAGGAGGATTCTATTGAAAAAAGAGCTGCTGAAAATTGAGAATTTGACGACTTCTTTTCGAATTGCGGATCGTTATTACGCAGCAGTGGATGATGTGACGCTAACGGTAAAAGAAAATGAGGTTCTTGCCATAGTGGGGGAATCGGGCTCCGGCAAGAGTGCACTGGCCTATTCCATCATGGGCCTCCATACGAGAGCAAAGATAGAAGGAAATATTTATTACCAAGGACAGGACATTGTCCAGATGTCACCCTCCACGCTAAATAAATTGAGAGGGAAAGAAATAGGCATGATCTTCCAAGACCCATTATCCGCATTAAATCCCCTTATGATTATCGGTTCTCAGATTGAAGAAGTTATTCTCCTGCACCAGCCCAAACTCTCTAGTAAGGAAAGAGCGGACAGGGCGATCGAGCTTTTAACTAAAGTGGGTATTCCTCGCCCAGAGCATACATACGGGCGTTACCCCCATGAATTGTCCGGCGGGATGAGGCAGCGTGTCATTATTGCCATAGCGATTGCCAATGATCCTAAGCTATTAATTGCAGATGAACCGACTACAGCTCTGGATGTAACGATACAATTGCAAATTCTTGAATTGCTGCGGCGATTGAAGGATGAAAGCAAGGCTGGCATTGTATTAATCACGCATGACTTGGGCGTTGTGGCCGAGATGGCTGACCGAGTCGCTGTTATGTATGCCGGACAAATTGTTGAAATTGCCGATATCTACACAATCATTGCTAAAGCACAGCATCCCTATACCAGATCATTATTGCAATCGATACCAACTGTGAATGAAGCAAAGTCTAAGCTCCATGTTATTCAGGGAATTGTGCCATCTCTTCAGAACCTCCCGAGGCAGGGCTGCCGTTTTCGATCGAGGACGCCTTGGATTGCTGAGGCTGCACATGAAGTGAACCCGGAAATGCATGAGATTTCTCCGGGCCATTTCGTCAGATGCAGCTGCTACAAGCATTTTCACTTCCCTGACGAGAAGGAGGATCATCAACATGTCATTTCTTGAGATCAGCGATCTAAAGGTGCATTTTCCGAATCGCGGGAGTCTTTTCAGTAAAAAGGGTCCACCGATCAAAGCGGTAGACGGAATACAATTCTCCTTGGAGCAGGGACAGACCTATGGACTAGTAGGCGAGTCTGGCTCTGGCAAGACCACGACAGGCAGAGCTATCATCGGCTTAAATGCAATTACATCAGGAAGTGTTCTCTTCCAAGGCCAGCAGCTTGCTGCAGGCGGACTTCGAAGCCATGCAGGCTTCCGCAGAGATATTCAAATGATCTTCCAAGATCCCTATTCCTCCTTGAATCCTAAGAAACGCGTGCTTGATATTATCGCTGAGCCGCTGCGAAATTTTGAGAAGCAGTCTGCTGGCGAAGAGAAGCGTAGTGTACAACAATTATTGGAGCAAGTGGGCTTGAGCCCAGAATCGATTTATAAATATCCTCATGAATTTTCGGGAGGCCAGCGGCAGCGAATTGGGATTGCGAGAGCCATCGCTTTAAAACCAAAGCTGATTATAGCCGATGAACCTGTGTCAGCGCTGGACGTCTCCGTTCAAGCGCAGGTACTAAACTTCATGCAGGATATTCAGAAAGAGCTAAACCTTACTTATCTGCTCATTAGTCATGATCTCGGCATTATAAGGCATATGTGCGATCATATTGGCATTATGTACAAAGGCCGTTACGTTGAACGAGGAACGACAGCTGATATATTCAATCAGCCTCAGCATATTTATACGAAGCGTCTTATCTCGGCTATTCCTGACATTGATCCAACGAAGCGAGAGGAAAAACACTCGTTTCGCAAAGCGGTAAAGGCGGAATATGAACAAGCCTATGAGAATTATTTTGACGAGGATGGTTTGGCTTATCCGTTAAAACCCGTTTCAGAAACACATTTCGTGGCTTTGCCTGGGAGAGGGTGAGGACGATGTGGCGCACAGTTTTACGAAGAATAGTCATTATGATCCCTCAAATTATATTGTTAAGCATCCTCGTCTTTCTAATAGCCAAGGCCATGCCGGGGGACGCATTGACTGGACTGATCGATCCAAGTATAGACCCCGCTGCGATGGATGCACAGCGTGAGAGGCTAGGCCTTAACAATCCGTGGTATGTGCAGTATTGGGACTGGATTACGAAAGCTGTGCAAGGTGACTTCGGACAGTCGTTTCGTTTCAAAATGCCAGTGTCTGATCTGATTGGCCAGCGCATGATGAATACCGTTTGGTTATCCATCGTCACTCTAATCCTTACTTACTTGATTGCAATACCGCTTGGGATTACAAGCGGCCGCTATAACGACACATGGGGAGATCGATTGATTACAGGATATACCTATATTGGATTTGCGGCCCCGCTATTTATTTTCGCTTTATTAATGTTATGGGTGTTCGGCTTTCATTTTGGTTGGTTTCCAACAGGGGGAAGCGTCGCTCCAGGACTGGAACCAAGTACTCTTCAATATGCTATGAGCAAATTTTATCATTTGCTGCTCCCAGCCATCTCGATGGCTCTTATCGCAACCGTGTCGACGGTTCAATATCTTCGAAGCGAAATCATTGATACGAAGCAAAAGGATTTCATTATCACAGCAAGAGCAAAAGGCGCCTCAGAATCCCGCGTATATAATCGCCATATTTTAAGAAATTCGTTATTGCCGATCGCAGCTTTTTTTGGTTATGAAATTACTGGACTCATCGGAGGCACGGTGTTCATAGAGGGGATCTTCAGTTATCCAGGAATGGGTCAACTATTCTTAAGCTCTATCGCTCTGCGGGATTTCAGCGTCGTTACTGCGCTTGTTTTATTGTATGGAGTGGCTTCTATTGTTGGGGCATTAATCTCTGACATTGTTTTGAGTATCGTTGATCCTCGTATTCGAATTAAATAAGAACTCGAGATGTTGAGGTGAAAGAAATGAGAAAGACGAACATTCCCATAACCGCGCTCCAGGTGCCGGATAAAAGCCCGTCAAGCTTGAATATTATTTGGCGGGAAATCGTACGAGACAAAGTCGCATTCGTATCCTTAATTTTTTTGAGCGTAGTTATTCTTTCTGTGTATGGGATCTCGCTTGTTCTGAATCAGGAGCAAATTGTATCGGTTGATTTATTTGCACTGAAAAAGCCGCCGTCATCCGAGCATTTGTTAGGTACGGACTATGGAGGCCGCGATGTTTTTGGGCAATTAATTATTGGGACTCGAAATTCATTAACGATTGCTATTATTGTTACTGCGTTTACAGGAGTAATTGGCGTATGTGTTGGACTCATTTCTGGTTATTTCGGTGGTACGGTTGACAATATCTTTATGAGATTTGTTGACTTCTTTATGATCCTGCCGACCTTGATGATCGTGATCGCGTTTGTTACAGCCGTGCCCAAATATAATATTTGGTCGTTCTCGCTTATCATGACCGCTTTTTTGTGGATGGGGATTGCAAGATTAATTCGTTCGAAAGCGCTGCAGGAGAAGGAGCTTGATTATGTTCAGGCATCCAAAACATTAGGCTCCTCCAATTTTAAAATCATGATGGTCCAGGTATTGCCGAATTTAAGTTCCATCATAATTGTAACGATGACTTTGAACTTGGCGGCAAATATCGGTTTAGAGTCTGGACTATCGTTTCTTGGCTTCGGGTTTCCTGAGAGCATGCCCAGCTTAGGCACGTTAGTCAGCTATGCTAGAGACCCGCAAACGCTCGAGCTTAGATGGTGGATATGGTTACCTGCATCGATACTGATTTTGGTACTGATGTTGAGTATAAACAATGTCGGTCAAGCGCTAAAGCGTGCGACGGATGCAAGACAAAGAAAAGGATAATAAAGGAGGAGAATGATGGTGAAGAAGAACACGATGTTTTCAAGGTCTTTATTTTTACCGCTTATGGTGGCATTGCTAGTCTTTCTTGCAGCTTGTTCATCTAATAATGGGAGTGCAGACACGCCGAGCCCGACTGATGGTGCGGCGAAGCCAACGGAGAGTGCCGCTCCTGCGGAAACCGAGAAGCCTGCTCCAGACGATGGTCTTTATTCCATTGAGGATTTCAGCAATGTGAAGAAAAATGAGGGCGAAGCCATAAAGGGTGGTTCCATTACATTTGGCCTTGTATCAGATACACCATTTGAAGGGACACTGAACTGGAACTTTTATTCCGGTGATCCGGATTCACAAGTGCTAAACTGGTTTGATGAAGGGCTGCTTACTTGGGATAAAAGCTATGTATATACGAATGATGGGGCAGCAACGTATGAAGTGTCTGAGGATGGCAAAACATTTACGCTTACGATTCGCGATAATGTAAACTGGCATGACGGCAAGCCAGTAACTGCAGAGGATTGGTTATTCGCTCATGAAGTCATCGGCAACCCCAAATATGACGGTCCACGGTATGATTCGAATTTCACTAATATCGTAGGGATGACGGAATTCCATGAAGGAAAAGCAAAAACGATCTCAGGAATTGAAGTGTTAAGCGAGAAAAAGCTTAAAATTACGTATATTCAATCATCTCCTTCCCTTTTGACCGGTGGTGTATGGAACTATCCATTAGCGAAGCACATATTCGGCAATATGGATGTGGCTAAAATTTCGGCTTCTCCAGAGGTTCGTGAGAAACCAATCGGCTTTGGGCCATTTAAAGTAAAAAGTATCGTTCCTGGGGAATCTGTTGTTTTTGAGAAAAATACAGATTACTGGCGCGGTGAGCCTGCACTAGATGAGGTTGTATTGAAAGTAATTAACCAAACAACCGTTGTACAACAATTGAAAACCGGCGGTGTTGATCTCGTTGATGCCTTCCCAGCGGATCAATATCCAGATAATGCGAGTCTATCAAATCTTGAATACTTAGGTGCAATTGACCGTGCATATACGTATATTGGCTTTAAACTAGGCAAGTGGGATGCCGAGGCTGGCAAAGTCGTTCCTGATCCTAAATCGAAAATGGGCGATGTGAACTTGCGGAAAGCGATG from Paenibacillus sp. FSL K6-3182 carries:
- a CDS encoding oligopeptide ABC transporter substrate-binding protein; protein product: MVKKNTMFSRSLFLPLMVALLVFLAACSSNNGSADTPSPTDGAAKPTESAAPAETEKPAPDDGLYSIEDFSNVKKNEGEAIKGGSITFGLVSDTPFEGTLNWNFYSGDPDSQVLNWFDEGLLTWDKSYVYTNDGAATYEVSEDGKTFTLTIRDNVNWHDGKPVTAEDWLFAHEVIGNPKYDGPRYDSNFTNIVGMTEFHEGKAKTISGIEVLSEKKLKITYIQSSPSLLTGGVWNYPLAKHIFGNMDVAKISASPEVREKPIGFGPFKVKSIVPGESVVFEKNTDYWRGEPALDEVVLKVINQTTVVQQLKTGGVDLVDAFPADQYPDNASLSNLEYLGAIDRAYTYIGFKLGKWDAEAGKVVPDPKSKMGDVNLRKAMWHAVDNDQVGKQFYHGLRWNATTLIPPSHPEYHDDTNKGLAFDKDLANKILDDAGYKMNGKFRTNPDGSELVINFISMTGGDIAQPLAQYYVQSWQAIGLNVKLEMVEFNTFYDRVGSTGKDDPTVDVYQGAWGVGIDVDPAGLYGRDAIYNFPRYASDEQDRLLKEGVSEAAFDVKVRQGIYKEWQELMVKDIPVFPTLYRAVIVPVNKRILNFAIGDGTGIYLHQLAVSQDKPVVAK